TGAGTACCCGCCCATGCCCCATTGCATTCCGCGGCTTTGCACCAGGGAAAGTTCGGTTTTGATTTTTTTGGCCGCCTTCAGAAGCAAATTGCGGTCCGTGGTGAAATCCTGCAGCATTCGAATTCCTCCATTGCCGAATTCGAAAATTGCCGTAGGAGCGTTCACCGGCATCTGTTTGACATACTTGATGATCTGCGATCGGGCAAAAGATTGGTTCTCAGGCAAACTTCGCCAGGCATCGAGCACAATGACGTTGCGCGGGCCTGATGTTTGAAGCTGCACGGCATTGGTGAAGACGTTTGCCGGGAGCTGAAAGGGCACTTTTGCATTCGACGGCGGCGTGGGTTGTTGCAACTGGAAAACGCTCACCTTTTGTTCCTTGCCGTCTTCGAGCAGGGTGAAATCGCCCGCCTTGAAATCGGTGATGGGTTTCCCCTTTTTGTCGGTGGCGACTACTTCCAGCACCACCAGGCGGGTGTTGACCTTGACCGTGTTGGGTATCCAGTTACGTTGGCCCTGTGGCTGCGAGTTCGCCACAGGCGGCCGCCGCTTCAACTCGGGTGCGGGCCGGGGCTCGCCGCCGAAAAGCGGACGAACCAAACAGAAAAAACCAACTGCGACTACAACCAGGAGTAATGCAACCTTGAATCTGCGCATTGGGGGGGGACTCCTTTAAAACTCACTCGTTGATACTTACAATTTAACCCTAAAAGTCTCTGCTGTGTTGGCTTCTTGCCTCACGGCTTCTTGTCTTGCGGCTTTTTTCCTTCCGGTTTCGCCATGTATGAAGCATTGCCCGGCAATCGGGGAACGGTCACTTTGGCATTGACGGCGCTGAGCGCCGGAGAT
This genomic window from Terriglobales bacterium contains:
- a CDS encoding VWA domain-containing protein — its product is MRRFKVALLLVVVAVGFFCLVRPLFGGEPRPAPELKRRPPVANSQPQGQRNWIPNTVKVNTRLVVLEVVATDKKGKPITDFKAGDFTLLEDGKEQKVSVFQLQQPTPPSNAKVPFQLPANVFTNAVQLQTSGPRNVIVLDAWRSLPENQSFARSQIIKYVKQMPVNAPTAIFEFGNGGIRMLQDFTTDRNLLLKAAKKIKTELSLVQSRGMQWGMGGYSSSFPAQYLSNIGAGDERQVLQDFATTLAAYPGRKNLIWISDSLM